The Juglans microcarpa x Juglans regia isolate MS1-56 chromosome 2S, Jm3101_v1.0, whole genome shotgun sequence genome has a window encoding:
- the LOC121253512 gene encoding uncharacterized protein LOC121253512, whose product MATNVPIQVLLETYEKASGQEINKEKTAMVFSKNVLDQQQQEILRFWGVNRHHQYERYLGLPPVVGKGEKKTFSDLKHKVWSKLQAWKEKVLSQGGKEILIKAVALSIPSYTMSCF is encoded by the coding sequence ATGGCTACTAATGTTCCAATTCAGGTCCTGCTGGAAACTTATGAGAAGGCCTCGGGTcaagaaataaacaaagaaaaaactgcTATGGTGTTTAGCAAGAATGTTCTCGATCAACAACAACAAGAGATCCTGAGGTTTTGGGGGGTCAACCGACATCATCAATATGAGAGGTATCTGGGTCTTCCTCCTGTGGTCGgtaaaggagaaaaaaagacTTTCTCAGATCTTAAACACAAGGTTTGGTCCAAACTTCAAGCATGGAAGGAAAAGGTGTTGTCTCAAGGTGGTAAAGAAATCCTGATCAAAGCCGTGGCCTTGTCTATCCCTTCTTACACTATGAGCTGTTTTTAG